In Heyndrickxia vini, the sequence CTGCATCCAATGTTTCTTCTAATTTATCATTTTCATATACATAGATTGTTAATACTGGTCCAAAGATTTCTTCTACCATCGTTTTGAAGTTCGGATTTGTAGTCACAATGATTGTTGGTTGAACGAAATATCCAACAGAATCATCATACGTACCACCGGCAATAATTTCTGCTTCTTCAGATGCTTTTGCATGTTCAATATAGCTTGTAATTGAATCGAATGCAGCTTTATCAATTACCGCACCCATGAAGTTTGTAAAGTCGCGAACATCTCCAACTTTTAGCTTTGCAGTTTGTTCTACTAATCCAGCTTTAACTTCTTCCCACATACTTGCTGGAATGTAAGCACGTGAAGCTGCTGAACATTTTTGACCTTGGTATTCAAACGAACCACGAACAAGGTTAGCTACCACTTTGTCTGCTTGTGCTGTTTCGTGAGCAAATACAAAGTCTTTACCACCCGTTTCACCAACTAAACGAGGATATGATTTGTAGTTCGCAATGTTTTCACCAACATTTTTCCAAATTGTTTGGAACGTGCTAGTTGATCCAGTAAAGTGGAATCCAGACATACGAGAATCTGTTAAAACGACTTCAGATACCTGTGAACCACGAGATGGTACGAAGTTGATGACGCCTTTTGGTAATCCCGCTTCTTCTAAAATACGCATGAAGTAGTAGTTTGCTAGCATAGAAGTTGTGGCAGGTTTCCAAACTACTACATTCCCCATCATTGCAGGTGCTGATGGTAAGTTCCCACCAATTGCTGTGAAGTTAAATGGCGAAATCGCTAATACGAAACCATCTAATGGACGGTAATCTGTACGATTCCATACATTTTTCATACTGTCTGGTTGAATTTGATAAACTTGATTAGCATAATCTACGCCAAAACGTAAGAAATCTGCTAATTCTTGTGCTGAATCAATTTCAGCTTGTACAACTGTTTTAGATTGTCCTAGCATAGTAGCCGCATTCATTACATCACGATATGGACCAGAGATTAAATCCGCAGCTTTTAAGAATATAGATGCACGATGTTCCCATGGCATATTTGCCCATGCGTCTTTTGCAGCCATTGCTGCTTCAATTGCCGCACGTAACTCTTCTTCTCCAGCTTGTGAATAGTTTGCTAACACATGTTGATGATCATGCGGCATAACTACTTGTTTCACTGTATCTGTCTTTACATTTTCTCCATTAATAATCACAGGGATGTCTACTACGATATTAGATTGGCGTTTTAATTCTGCTTTTAATGTTTCCCGCTCTTTTGTACCTGGAGCGTAAGAATTACCAGGCTCATTTATAGGTGTTGGGATTTTGAAAATTCCGTTACTCATTTTATCATGTACCTCCTGTTTAAATACTCTGTCACTTATACAGTCATACTGCATGTACCTCTAAAGTATAACATGTCTTTACTATTTATGCGCTTTCTTTTGTTCCCCACAAATAAGAAATTGAACTCCAAAATAGACAAAAAATCCCTATTAAAGCTTAGATTAACTATTTTTTTAAAGCTTTAATAGAGATATTTTCGTTTTATTTATTTTTTGCGCGCAGTTATGCTAGGTTTGTTGTTGAAGAGAACTTTGATTAAAAAACATATGATAATACACACCCTGTTTTCCAATTAATTCATCATGACTTCCTTTTTCAACAATCTTCCCATGATCAATGACCATAATCGTATCAGCTTCTCGGATTGTATTCAATCGATGTG encodes:
- the pruA gene encoding L-glutamate gamma-semialdehyde dehydrogenase, with protein sequence MSNGIFKIPTPINEPGNSYAPGTKERETLKAELKRQSNIVVDIPVIINGENVKTDTVKQVVMPHDHQHVLANYSQAGEEELRAAIEAAMAAKDAWANMPWEHRASIFLKAADLISGPYRDVMNAATMLGQSKTVVQAEIDSAQELADFLRFGVDYANQVYQIQPDSMKNVWNRTDYRPLDGFVLAISPFNFTAIGGNLPSAPAMMGNVVVWKPATTSMLANYYFMRILEEAGLPKGVINFVPSRGSQVSEVVLTDSRMSGFHFTGSTSTFQTIWKNVGENIANYKSYPRLVGETGGKDFVFAHETAQADKVVANLVRGSFEYQGQKCSAASRAYIPASMWEEVKAGLVEQTAKLKVGDVRDFTNFMGAVIDKAAFDSITSYIEHAKASEEAEIIAGGTYDDSVGYFVQPTIIVTTNPNFKTMVEEIFGPVLTIYVYENDKLEETLDAVDTASMYALTGAIFAQDRGAIMHLERRLSGAAGNFYINDKPTGAMINQQPFGGSRGSGTNDKAGSVFNMIRWTTPRVIKENFAPTAEISYPFMDAE